A stretch of DNA from Glycine max cultivar Williams 82 chromosome 18, Glycine_max_v4.0, whole genome shotgun sequence:
ATGCAAGATAACTATGAAAATTTAGTAATTTTGATCTCCATTATCACTCATATCtgacaataacaacaataacaaagccttatcccactaggtgaagTCGGCTACATGGATAACACGACGTCATTCGGCATGGTTAAAAACCAAAGTTTCATATCACATATCTgaaattagaaacaaaaatatgacAATCAACAAAAGCATTATAAGCAGCATTTATttcaccttttctttttgatgacTGCCAATGAGGAGAAGAATCCCGTCTATATTTATACTTGTAATTATGACCTGAAGAGCATATACATCAGCTAAATGATTGAGAGTAACAGACCCTAATCGACACTTAAATATGACATCGAAGGACCATTTTGATCCTATAATggaaataaatgaattaatgctACTGGATTTCCTTCAAATTAAAGGACCATTTTGATGTCATTTTAAGGGCCAAATTGATGACAAAAATGTGGCATTGAAGGACCAATTCAATGTTGCATATATCTTGAAGGACCAATATTTATAAATGGAGGACTGATGTGATATCACGTATATCTTTCGAGGACCAATTGGACATCCACTCTACAGAATATAATAATAgttccaatttttttatgtataccATATATCAGGGCTTTCTATAAAATAACAGGCCCATATTCAAATTATAAAGTGAAACTTCAACAGTATCTACATGAGACTGATCAAAGGATTTCTTGAATTGCTTTTGAAAATCCTAGGCgtgattaaatatatatatatatatatatatatatatatatatatatatatatatatatatatatatatgatttacaatctttaatattaaaatactagGAAAATAAAGAAACTAAGAAATTAGGAAAACAATACAAGTCACACCCTGAttatttgcaaaaataaatagattaaagcCCAATATACAGTGAACTGAATAGAAAATGTTAAGGAGATACTTTCCAACAGATCCGATCAGTGAATCTTTTCTTTACTATTGGAGTCAAAACATGGTTTTAAACTTAATCGAGAAATCAATTGGCATAACATGGAAAAGTATAAAACATTTGTGACTAATTGGTCAAAACAGATGCCCTTGACTATTAAAACAACAACAGTGATAAGCAGTTTCCAGACATGGATCAGAAGGGAAAAGTCATGACCAGTACAACAGCCTATGTTGAAAGGAGAAAGTTTAGACCAAGAGTTTTCAAGGATCCCAAAAAAGAAGGGCATTTTTCAACATACAACAATAAAAGCAAACCTTTGAAGGCCCAGCTGCATGGAGAAGCCTACAGGCCTCCCGGCCATGTCCTTCAGACTGAATCCTATAATGAGTATAAAGCTTGAATACTTAGAAggcaaaacatatatattgtgGAGATGCTCAAACAGATTGTATATGCACTAAACTGATTGTAACAGTGGTGATAACAGATAAAGAAAAACCAaaactcaaaagtcaaaactacctttgcttgatgaaaatatgttttcaatcACTTGCTACATTCTAAATAACAAGATAATTTGTGGGTGGGTGTTGGCTCTACACCCAATTAGTTCCATGAATGACAAACCACAAGTATATTTCCAAGGAACCAACAAATGCCAGCATGCCTTGGTGCATGGCACAGCAACAGCGTGCAATGGACATTCCTAAAAAACTACCAAGATTCTTTACCTCAATATGGGCATACCCACACCCCGCACAAACAAAAATGCATCAATATGTATAAGTTGCAGCTCAAAATGGAACCTTCTCTAGTGTAAGCAAATCAATAGTATTGAAATCATACAGCAGCACATGGACTCCAAATAATTTCATTCGGAGTTATGTTCATAACTTAATCTcaacaaaattaatcttttatgcCCAAAACTTAGTCAAGGACTTTTTGTATTGAAcagaaggaaaagaaattaaTGTGCTATAATCTATACAATAGATAAAAGAAACCAACAATATGGAACATATagaacaggaaaaaaaattatgcaatctTAATTGTTATATAATTACCTAAAGCCTGTCAGTAGTTCTGCTTCAAACTGGTTGGGAGTCAACATTGAAGCTACTGGAACAACCTGCCAAAATGTGTGTTACTCAGATGCTAACACTAGGAATATACTTCTCAAATAAAAATAGGATACACAAAAGGGAAGTATGCCTGTATCATCCTATAAAAATAGGACCCTGTTAACTAagcaataaaatataatcttcAATTATAGGTGAAGGCATAGAATAGTTCACTTCAGTCATACCTTCTCACGATAGACTGATACTAGCTCTTGAGGAACATAAAGCTTTCCTTCATCACCCATCACTGGATCACATACTGACAAGGAAGCACAATTTGATTAAATGTAAATATACATATAtggatttattttctaaaaagaaaaaaagaaaaaaacaagctTGAGGTTCAAGTGTCCAacacccaaaaaagaaaaagattgaaaTCATTTTCCCCAGGTTTCGGTTGTCAATACTTAATAAAAATCACGACAAAACTGCATTCGCTATCTGGAACACAAACTGTAGTTGAGACTTAAAAAAGTGTAGTCCCTGTTGGCTACAACAGGATGTAAGttatttcttcaatttctcTCTTTATGTATAAAGAATTAAACTGTCATTCATTGTTCCTTTTAGTAATATCTAAACATTTTCATAAAAGCTAGGTCAATATAAGATGGTCTgatgttaaaacttaaaagtaaaCCTGAAAATGATAAAGGAAAACACAAACATTAAGGCCGGATCAGATAACTTATCAGTGCAATTTTATGCGGCATATCAAACAAATGCCAAGTATTTTCAATATTCTCACCATACGAAAGACCTGGGTTTGTTGACCGAAGTTTGCTGACAACTTGCAATACAGTGTTTAGAAAAGACTCTGAACCAATATAACCTGAAAATACATGGATTTGGAATAGGGAACAAAGGAAGTAATGAAAATAGGGAACAAAATAAAACTGCAACAAACTGACAGGTTAGTGATTGAACACGACTGACAATATTACAGTAGTGTGCAAAGTATATCATAAATAGcataacaattataattttgtaatactAAAGGGAATATTGCAGGATGGCTCAACAATAATACATAGTAATGATATTGAAAAAGAGAAACTTAAGTTtgtcacccaaaaaaaaaaggaaaaaaaaactttttagaaCACAAGAACTCCAACATCCAAAAAGAATATGATACTCAACAGACAGTCAAAGAATCACTTCATCTACTTTCAGTAAGATCAATTGAAGCATTTCATCAAGAGCtgcaaaaaaaagttcaataagAAAGACAGGTTGCCACCTATCATGGCAAAACTTGAATCAACTGCCTCCTTTACCTATATAATATACAGTTCGTgaggtattttaaaattaaattacctgTTAGCAAGTGAGTATAGAACAATAAATCATTTCCTTCAAGGCCTTCGATTAGATCCCAGAGTTGCTGTCCATTCAAAACCTGACCCTTAAACGTCGGATATCCTGCATTATAGCCATCAAATTTATCAAACCACAACTGCAGAATTACTTAATCAAGCACACCATACCACACCAAAACTTATTCACGTTGACAGACAGCGTCACACCATAAATCAAGCCACAGAGTCCTGAGAAGctgaatgaaaaattaaagactCAGCTTGCCTGTATGATTCGAAAACTGCACGGAATTAATTGGATCGACATCATATCCCAGTAGTTGCAGAGGGAAGACAGCGGATTTATTACCAACATACCCCTGAGAATAATAGCAAACAGCCACAAAGTCAAGGTAATTACATAGCAAGCTGCATGCAATTGATAATAACATCAAAGATTACTGCAAATTGCCAAGAAAAATCACGAATTCCATTTTTCTCAATCCAAAACAACATGCATATAAAAACACATAAACCTTAACATCTTTTCACCCTATTTAATCAGTTATCAAAGCATTTGATGTATATAATTAAGAGCATCTCTATAAGTATCGACTTTAATATTGCCAACATTGCAGTTTATTATTCTTCATTTCGACATTCAATCGGCGACACGTTAAACGAATA
This window harbors:
- the LOC732558 gene encoding pyridoxal kinase translates to MKSVIVIGMNVDAAGVGWLNVEHCSMLLKPPLSLNFRFSPQTSIFRARNSRNSRMAPPILSLALPSNTGRVLSIQSHTVQGYVGNKSAVFPLQLLGYDVDPINSVQFSNHTGYPTFKGQVLNGQQLWDLIEGLEGNDLLFYTHLLTGYIGSESFLNTVLQVVSKLRSTNPGLSYVCDPVMGDEGKLYVPQELVSVYREKVVPVASMLTPNQFEAELLTGFRIQSEGHGREACRLLHAAGPSKVIITSINIDGILLLIGSHQKEKGEPPRQFKIVIPKIPAYFTGTGDLMTALLLGWSNKYPDNLEIAAELAVSSLQAVLHRTLSDYKSAGHDPESTSLEIRLIQSQDDICTPQVKLKAEIYS